From one Pseudomonas fluorescens genomic stretch:
- a CDS encoding MerR family transcriptional regulator: MPSEALLPIREVTRLTGVNPVTLRAWERRYGLIVPQRTGKGHRLYSQENVQCIQQILTWLNRGAAVSQVKTLLETPPCEAQSPGSDWQNLREQLKDAIAALAERRLEQQLNQAMTLYPAATLCEQLLMPLLADLELRWQGQFAAGLEQVFFHSWLRSKLGTRIYHNNHQLGGAPLLLVNGSDLAFDPRLWLCAWLASNAGYPVQVFDWPPPGNELSLAVAQLQPWALLLSLDKSLDISRLQRNLANVEIPKLLCGRAVSIHKHALQAWTDETLFALDSPQAALHCLQQLSGRTPEHHRQR; the protein is encoded by the coding sequence ATGCCATCTGAAGCCCTGCTGCCGATCCGCGAGGTGACACGCCTGACCGGAGTCAACCCGGTCACCCTGCGCGCCTGGGAACGCCGTTACGGTTTGATCGTGCCGCAGCGCACCGGTAAGGGCCATCGCCTCTACAGCCAGGAAAACGTCCAGTGTATCCAGCAGATTCTCACCTGGCTCAACCGCGGCGCTGCGGTCAGCCAGGTCAAAACCTTGCTGGAGACCCCACCCTGTGAAGCGCAGTCGCCGGGCAGTGACTGGCAAAACCTGCGCGAGCAACTCAAGGACGCAATCGCCGCCCTCGCCGAGCGCCGGCTTGAGCAACAGCTGAACCAGGCCATGACCCTATACCCGGCGGCAACGCTCTGCGAACAGCTGTTGATGCCGTTGCTTGCCGATCTGGAACTGCGCTGGCAGGGCCAGTTTGCCGCGGGCCTTGAGCAAGTGTTCTTTCATTCCTGGCTGCGCAGCAAACTGGGCACGCGGATCTACCACAACAACCATCAACTTGGCGGCGCCCCGTTGCTGCTGGTCAACGGCTCGGACCTGGCCTTCGATCCACGGCTGTGGCTGTGCGCTTGGCTGGCGAGCAATGCCGGGTATCCGGTGCAGGTGTTCGACTGGCCGCCGCCCGGCAACGAGCTGAGCCTGGCGGTCGCCCAACTGCAGCCATGGGCGTTGCTGCTGAGCCTCGACAAGTCACTCGACATCAGTCGATTGCAACGCAACCTGGCCAACGTCGAAATTCCGAAACTCCTGTGTGGCCGCGCAGTCAGCATTCATAAGCATGCCCTGCAGGCCTGGACGGACGAGACGCTGTTTGCCCTCGACTCGCCCCAGGCGGCGCTGCACTGCCTGCAACAACTCAGTGGGCGCACGCCTGAACACCACCGTCAACGGTAA
- the phrB gene encoding deoxyribodipyrimidine photo-lyase — translation MQLIWLRSDLRVLDNTALAAACERGPTLAVWLISPGQWQSHDDAPCKVDFWLRNLQSLSTALAQLNIPLLIRHADTWQQAPQTLLKLCREHQVQAVHFNEEYGANESTRDQAVQTALGQQGIAVHGYLDQLLFRPGSILTRSGGYFQVFSQFRKVCYERLHLGLPPLANVIKAQSSTTVASDPVPDEVAGFKAPTQSLRAHWPAGEEEAQRRLQRFIDECAEDYQVQRDFPAVAGTSQLSAYLAAGVISPRQCLHAALNHNFGEFDSGNRGLVTWINELLWREFYKHILAGYPRVSMHRAFRRETEALPWRHAPDELEAWQQGQTGIPIIDAAMRQLLATGWMHNRLRMIVAMFLTKNLLIDWREGERFFMRHLIDGDLAANNGGWQWSASTGTDAAPYFRIFNPLSQSQRFDEGGSFIRQWLPELAELDEKKIHNPVITDDLFASILYPQPIVDLGSSRQRALDAFKNLPTRQEERAVR, via the coding sequence ATGCAACTGATCTGGCTGCGCAGCGACCTGCGCGTACTCGACAACACTGCACTGGCAGCGGCCTGCGAACGCGGCCCGACCCTGGCGGTGTGGCTGATCAGCCCCGGACAGTGGCAGAGTCATGACGATGCGCCATGCAAGGTCGACTTCTGGTTGCGCAACCTGCAAAGCCTGAGCACAGCGCTGGCGCAATTGAACATTCCCCTGTTGATCCGCCACGCCGACACCTGGCAACAGGCGCCGCAGACCCTGCTGAAACTGTGCCGTGAGCATCAGGTCCAGGCGGTGCATTTCAACGAGGAATATGGCGCCAATGAGAGCACCCGCGACCAGGCGGTACAGACCGCCCTTGGTCAGCAAGGCATCGCCGTGCACGGCTATCTCGACCAGTTGCTGTTCAGGCCCGGCAGCATCCTGACCCGCAGCGGCGGCTACTTTCAGGTCTTCAGCCAGTTCCGCAAGGTCTGCTACGAGCGCCTGCACCTGGGCTTGCCGCCCCTGGCCAACGTGATCAAGGCGCAATCGTCGACAACGGTCGCCAGCGACCCGGTGCCTGATGAAGTTGCCGGTTTCAAGGCACCCACACAGTCCTTGCGCGCGCACTGGCCAGCGGGTGAAGAAGAAGCACAGCGCCGCCTGCAACGCTTCATCGACGAATGCGCCGAAGACTACCAGGTGCAGCGTGACTTCCCCGCAGTCGCCGGTACCAGCCAGTTGTCAGCCTACCTGGCAGCCGGGGTGATCTCGCCGCGCCAGTGCCTGCATGCCGCGCTAAACCACAACTTCGGCGAGTTCGACAGTGGCAACCGCGGCCTGGTGACCTGGATCAACGAGCTGCTCTGGCGGGAGTTCTACAAGCACATTCTGGCTGGCTACCCGCGGGTTTCGATGCACCGTGCCTTCCGCCGGGAAACCGAAGCCCTGCCCTGGCGCCATGCGCCGGACGAACTCGAGGCCTGGCAGCAAGGGCAGACCGGTATCCCGATCATCGATGCGGCCATGCGCCAATTGCTCGCCACCGGCTGGATGCACAACCGTCTGCGCATGATCGTCGCCATGTTCCTGACCAAGAACCTGCTGATAGACTGGCGCGAAGGCGAGCGCTTCTTCATGCGCCACCTGATCGATGGTGATCTGGCCGCCAACAACGGCGGCTGGCAATGGAGCGCATCAACCGGTACCGATGCCGCGCCGTACTTTCGTATTTTCAATCCGCTCAGCCAGTCGCAACGCTTCGATGAAGGCGGTAGCTTCATTCGGCAATGGCTGCCGGAACTGGCGGAACTGGATGAAAAAAAAATCCACAACCCAGTGATTACTGACGATCTTTTTGCTTCTATTCTTTATCCACAGCCCATTGTGGACCTCGGCAGCAGTCGCCAACGTGCGTTGGATGCATTCAAGAATTTACCCACGCGGCAGGAAGAGAGGGCAGTAAGGTGA
- a CDS encoding SDR family NAD(P)-dependent oxidoreductase, translating to MSEPIARKVWVTGAGSGLGLALVQQLLEQGWKVAASGRASPELKGLSQLNPEQLLLLDGNLDDGVQAVQAGQQLQAHWGALDCLLVNAGTCDYLDASLPPTAIFEAIASSNLSASIHCLNVAVPLLEKGQAPQVLAVLSRYSALQLYEPSQPATPDNNLAQVFRAERQMLESKGIALTVVAPQALKMPLVAVQVRPEQWTPQSAADVIIQRLPERAPELLLEALNLNSLWPLPEQPASPV from the coding sequence GTGAGCGAACCCATCGCGCGTAAGGTGTGGGTCACCGGCGCAGGCAGCGGCCTGGGCCTTGCGTTGGTGCAGCAACTGCTTGAGCAAGGCTGGAAAGTCGCTGCCAGCGGACGCGCATCGCCTGAATTGAAGGGACTGTCGCAGCTCAACCCCGAGCAGTTGTTGTTGCTTGACGGCAATCTGGATGATGGCGTGCAGGCGGTGCAAGCCGGCCAGCAACTCCAGGCTCACTGGGGCGCCCTCGATTGCCTGCTGGTGAATGCCGGCACCTGCGATTACCTGGACGCCAGCCTCCCGCCGACGGCAATTTTCGAAGCCATCGCCAGCAGCAATCTGAGCGCCTCGATCCACTGCCTGAACGTTGCTGTGCCGTTATTGGAAAAAGGCCAGGCGCCGCAAGTCCTGGCGGTGCTCAGCCGCTATTCGGCGCTGCAACTTTATGAGCCAAGCCAACCGGCAACGCCGGACAACAACCTGGCACAGGTGTTTCGCGCTGAGCGACAGATGCTGGAGAGCAAAGGCATCGCCTTGACCGTGGTCGCGCCCCAGGCGTTGAAAATGCCGCTGGTGGCGGTTCAGGTCCGGCCTGAACAGTGGACGCCGCAAAGCGCCGCGGATGTGATCATCCAGCGACTGCCAGAGCGTGCCCCTGAGCTTCTGCTCGAAGCCCTCAATCTCAACAGCCTCTGGCCACTGCCCGAACAACCTGCAAGCCCTGTGTAA
- a CDS encoding acyloxyacyl hydrolase has protein sequence MKKLLCLAALAAVTLGQSFTTQAADVSFSVGQTGDSTMTYRLGLQSNWDASWWQTSVGRITGYWDGAYTFWDGDETASNHSLSFAPVFVYEFAGESVKPYIEAGIGVAAFSSTEVESSKLGSSFQFEDRIGFGLRFAGGHEVGVRAIHYSNAGLKTPNDGVESYSLHYRMPL, from the coding sequence ATGAAGAAACTGCTTTGCTTGGCTGCGCTTGCAGCCGTAACCCTGGGGCAATCTTTTACAACTCAAGCGGCGGACGTGTCGTTCTCGGTCGGGCAGACCGGCGACTCGACCATGACCTATCGCCTCGGTCTGCAATCGAACTGGGATGCTAGCTGGTGGCAAACCAGCGTAGGCCGTATCACCGGCTATTGGGATGGTGCCTACACCTTTTGGGATGGCGACGAGACAGCAAGTAACCACAGCCTGTCATTTGCGCCGGTGTTCGTTTACGAGTTCGCCGGTGAGTCGGTCAAACCTTATATCGAAGCCGGAATTGGTGTCGCCGCGTTCTCCAGTACCGAAGTCGAGAGCAGCAAGCTGGGCTCTTCTTTCCAGTTCGAAGACCGTATCGGCTTTGGTCTGCGCTTCGCTGGCGGACATGAAGTTGGCGTGCGCGCGATCCACTATTCCAACGCCGGGCTGAAAACGCCCAACGATGGGGTGGAAAGTTACTCGCTGCATTACCGCATGCCGCTCTGA
- the murI gene encoding glutamate racemase — translation MADVAAAPVGVFDSGVGGLSVLAEIQRLLPNESLLYVGDCGYIPYGEKSPEFIRQRCRMVAEFFRAQGAKAMVLACNTATVAAVADLREQYPRWPIVGMEPAVKPAAAATRSGVVGVLATTGTLQSAKFVALLDRFANDVRVVTQPCPGLVECIEAGDLNSPVVREMLQGYVTPLLDAGCDTLILGCTHYPFLKPLLAQMIPASVAIIDTGAAVARQLQRLLGERELLAAGPARDAQFWTSASPEHLRNILPMLWNKSDSVRSFPM, via the coding sequence ATGGCTGACGTTGCGGCGGCGCCGGTCGGCGTTTTCGATTCCGGAGTCGGCGGCCTGTCGGTGCTGGCCGAGATCCAGCGCCTGCTGCCCAACGAGTCGCTGCTGTACGTCGGCGACTGCGGGTACATTCCCTATGGCGAGAAGTCGCCGGAGTTCATCCGTCAGCGCTGCCGGATGGTCGCCGAGTTCTTCCGTGCACAAGGCGCCAAGGCCATGGTCCTGGCCTGTAATACTGCGACAGTGGCGGCGGTGGCTGATTTGCGCGAACAGTATCCGCGCTGGCCGATAGTAGGGATGGAGCCGGCGGTAAAACCCGCCGCGGCGGCAACCCGCAGCGGTGTCGTCGGAGTGCTGGCCACCACCGGTACCTTGCAGAGCGCCAAATTCGTCGCCTTGCTCGATCGCTTTGCCAATGACGTGCGCGTCGTCACCCAGCCCTGCCCGGGCCTGGTGGAGTGTATCGAGGCGGGCGACCTGAACAGCCCGGTAGTGCGCGAGATGCTGCAAGGCTATGTAACCCCCTTGCTCGATGCTGGTTGCGACACCCTGATCCTGGGCTGCACCCATTACCCCTTCCTCAAGCCTTTGCTGGCGCAAATGATCCCGGCCTCGGTAGCCATCATCGATACCGGCGCTGCGGTCGCCCGGCAGTTGCAGCGCTTGCTGGGTGAGCGTGAACTTCTGGCCGCCGGGCCGGCGCGTGATGCGCAATTCTGGACCAGTGCCAGCCCCGAACATTTGCGAAACATCCTTCCAATGTTGTGGAATAAGTCTGACAGTGTGCGAAGCTTCCCAATGTGA
- a CDS encoding molybdopterin-synthase adenylyltransferase MoeB produces MLTDQELLRYSRQILLAQVDIDGQLRLKNSRALIVGLGGLGSPVALYLAAAGVGELHLADFDTVDVTNLQRQVLHDSASVGLSKVDSAIARLTAINPEITLQAHRSALDEDSLAEAVKAVDLVLDCSDNFATREAVNAACVAHGKPLVSGAAIRLEGQLSVFDPRLAHSPCYHCLYGHGSEAELTCSEAGVLGPLVGLVGSLQALEALKLLAGFGEPLVGRLLLIDALGSRFRELRVKRDPGCSVCGKHHG; encoded by the coding sequence GTGCTGACCGACCAGGAGCTGTTGCGCTACAGCCGGCAGATCCTCCTGGCGCAGGTGGACATCGACGGTCAGCTACGCCTGAAAAACAGCCGGGCGTTGATCGTCGGTCTCGGTGGCCTCGGTTCGCCAGTGGCGCTGTACCTGGCAGCGGCCGGTGTCGGCGAGCTGCACCTGGCCGATTTCGACACGGTGGACGTCACCAACCTGCAGCGCCAGGTATTGCACGACAGTGCCTCGGTAGGCCTGAGCAAGGTCGATTCGGCGATTGCCCGCCTCACGGCGATCAACCCTGAAATCACCCTGCAGGCCCATCGCAGTGCCCTCGATGAAGACTCCCTGGCCGAAGCGGTCAAGGCCGTGGACCTGGTGCTGGATTGCTCGGACAACTTCGCCACCCGCGAAGCGGTCAATGCTGCCTGTGTCGCCCACGGCAAGCCGCTGGTCAGCGGCGCGGCCATTCGCCTGGAAGGGCAGTTGTCGGTGTTCGACCCGCGTCTTGCGCATAGCCCCTGCTATCACTGCCTATACGGGCATGGCAGCGAAGCCGAGCTGACCTGCAGCGAAGCCGGTGTCCTCGGCCCGCTGGTCGGGCTGGTCGGCAGCCTGCAAGCACTTGAGGCGCTGAAGCTGCTGGCCGGTTTCGGTGAGCCGCTGGTAGGGCGCTTGCTGCTGATCGATGCCCTCGGTAGTCGCTTCCGTGAGCTGCGGGTCAAGCGTGACCCGGGCTGCAGCGTGTGTGGCAAGCATCATGGCTGA
- the prmC gene encoding peptide chain release factor N(5)-glutamine methyltransferase has protein sequence MTIIASLLRGAQLPDSPTARLDIELLLAAAIGKSRSYLHTWPERIVTSEAALTFADYLQRRRAGEPVAYILGQQGFWNLDLEVAPHTLIPRPETELLVETALRLLPASAVKLLDLGTGTGAIALALASERPLWQVTAVDRVLEAVALAERNRQRLQLNNVTVRSSHWFDALAGERFELIISNPPYIAAADPHLVAGDVRFEPSSALVSGADGLDDLRSIVSQSPEHLLPAGWLLLEHGYDQAAAVRELLAKHDFEQIESRLDLNGHERITLGRLSC, from the coding sequence ATGACGATTATTGCCAGCTTGCTCCGCGGTGCGCAGCTGCCAGATTCGCCGACGGCGCGTCTGGATATCGAACTGCTGTTGGCTGCGGCCATCGGCAAGTCGCGCAGCTACCTGCACACCTGGCCGGAGCGTATTGTCACCAGCGAAGCGGCGCTGACCTTTGCCGACTACCTGCAACGCCGCCGCGCCGGCGAGCCGGTGGCCTACATTCTGGGGCAGCAGGGGTTCTGGAACCTCGACCTGGAGGTGGCCCCGCATACCTTGATCCCGCGGCCAGAAACCGAACTGCTGGTCGAAACCGCCCTGCGGTTGCTGCCGGCCAGCGCCGTCAAGTTGCTCGACCTGGGCACCGGCACCGGCGCGATTGCCCTGGCCCTGGCCAGTGAACGTCCGCTGTGGCAGGTCACCGCCGTCGACCGCGTGCTCGAAGCCGTGGCTTTGGCCGAGCGCAACCGCCAGCGCCTGCAACTGAACAATGTCACAGTGCGCAGCAGCCACTGGTTCGATGCCCTGGCCGGCGAGCGCTTTGAGCTGATCATCAGCAACCCGCCGTACATTGCTGCCGCCGACCCGCACCTGGTGGCTGGTGATGTGCGCTTTGAGCCAAGCAGTGCGCTGGTCTCCGGCGCAGACGGGCTGGACGATCTGCGCAGCATCGTCAGCCAGTCGCCGGAGCACCTGCTGCCCGCTGGCTGGCTGCTGCTCGAGCACGGTTATGACCAGGCCGCCGCCGTGCGCGAGCTGCTGGCCAAACATGATTTCGAGCAGATCGAAAGCCGCCTCGACCTCAACGGCCACGAGCGCATCACCCTGGGACGGCTGTCGTGCTGA
- the prfA gene encoding peptide chain release factor 1: MKASLLNKLDTLQDRFEELTALLGDAEVICDQTRFRAYSREYAEVEPVAVAYAQWRKVQDDLAGAQALLKDSDPDLREMAVDEVREAKEQLALLENQLQRMLLPKDPNDGRNVFLEIRAGTGGDEAAIFSGDLFRMYSRYAEKRGWRLEILSENEGEHGGYKEIIARVEGDSVYSKLKFESGAHRVQRVPETESQGRIHTSACTVAVLPEPDEQVAIEINPADLRVDTYRASGAGGQHINKTDSAIRITHLPTGIVVECQEERSQHKNRARAMSWLSAKLNDIQTSAAQNAMASERKLLVGSGDRSERIRTYNYPQGRVTDHRINLTLYSLDDVLAGGVDAVIEPLLAEYQADQLAALGE, encoded by the coding sequence ATGAAAGCGTCGCTGCTCAATAAACTGGACACGCTCCAGGACCGTTTCGAGGAACTGACCGCCCTGCTGGGCGATGCCGAGGTCATTTGCGACCAGACTCGCTTTCGCGCCTATTCCCGTGAATATGCCGAAGTCGAGCCGGTAGCCGTTGCCTACGCGCAGTGGCGCAAGGTCCAGGATGACCTGGCCGGTGCCCAGGCGTTGCTCAAGGACAGCGACCCGGACCTGCGCGAAATGGCGGTGGACGAAGTGCGCGAAGCCAAGGAGCAACTGGCGCTGCTGGAAAACCAGCTGCAGCGTATGCTGCTGCCCAAGGATCCCAACGACGGGCGCAACGTGTTCCTGGAAATCCGCGCCGGTACCGGCGGTGATGAAGCGGCGATCTTCTCCGGCGACCTGTTCCGCATGTATTCGCGTTACGCTGAGAAACGCGGCTGGCGCCTGGAGATTCTCTCGGAGAACGAAGGCGAGCACGGCGGCTACAAGGAAATCATTGCTCGGGTCGAAGGCGACAGCGTTTACAGCAAGCTGAAGTTCGAGTCCGGCGCCCACCGCGTCCAGCGTGTGCCCGAGACCGAGTCCCAGGGCCGTATCCACACCTCGGCCTGCACCGTGGCGGTGCTGCCGGAGCCTGATGAGCAGGTGGCGATCGAGATCAACCCGGCGGACTTGCGTGTCGACACCTACCGCGCCTCCGGTGCCGGTGGTCAGCACATCAACAAGACTGACTCGGCGATCCGCATCACCCACTTGCCCACGGGCATCGTCGTCGAGTGCCAGGAAGAACGTTCCCAGCACAAGAACCGGGCCCGGGCGATGTCCTGGCTGTCGGCCAAGCTCAACGACATCCAGACCAGCGCGGCGCAGAATGCCATGGCCAGCGAGCGCAAGCTGCTGGTTGGCTCGGGTGATCGTTCCGAACGAATTCGTACCTACAACTATCCACAGGGGCGGGTGACCGATCACCGTATCAACCTGACCCTGTATTCCCTGGATGACGTTCTGGCCGGTGGGGTGGACGCGGTAATCGAGCCGTTGCTGGCCGAGTACCAGGCGGATCAACTGGCTGCACTGGGTGAGTAA
- the hemA gene encoding glutamyl-tRNA reductase, with protein MAFLALGINHKTASVDVRERVAFTPEQLVDALQQLCRLTASREAAILSTCNRSELYIEQDHLAAESILRWLAEYHQLSLDELRASAYIHEDHDAVRHMMRVASGLDSLVLGEPQILGQMKSAYAVAREAGTIGPLLGRLFQATFSAAKQVRTDTAIGENPVSVAFAAVSLAKQIFSDLGRSQALLIGAGETITLVARHLHEQGVRRIVVANRTLERASTLAEQFGAHAVLLADIPQELVNSDIVISSTASQLPILGKGAVESALKQRRHKPIFMVDIAVPRDIEPQVGELDDVYLYTVDDLHEVVAENLKSRQGAAQAAEELVSVGAEDFMLRLRELAAVDVLKAYRQQSERLRDEELQKAQRLLANGASADDVLVQLARGLTNKLLHAPSVQLKKLSAEGRLDALAMAQELFALSEGSTDKTPQ; from the coding sequence ATGGCCTTTCTTGCCCTCGGTATCAACCATAAGACTGCCTCGGTAGACGTACGCGAGCGCGTGGCGTTTACCCCTGAGCAGTTGGTGGACGCCTTGCAGCAGCTCTGCCGACTGACCGCCAGCCGCGAAGCCGCGATCCTTTCGACCTGCAACCGCAGCGAGCTTTATATAGAGCAGGACCACCTGGCTGCAGAGAGCATCCTGCGCTGGCTGGCCGAATATCATCAGCTGAGCCTGGATGAACTGCGCGCCAGTGCCTACATCCATGAAGATCACGATGCCGTGCGGCACATGATGCGGGTGGCCTCGGGCCTCGACTCGCTGGTGCTGGGTGAGCCGCAGATCCTCGGGCAGATGAAATCGGCCTACGCCGTGGCCCGCGAAGCCGGCACCATCGGCCCGCTGCTCGGGCGCCTGTTCCAGGCCACCTTCAGCGCCGCCAAGCAGGTGCGTACCGATACCGCCATCGGTGAAAACCCGGTGTCGGTGGCCTTTGCCGCCGTGAGCCTGGCCAAGCAGATCTTCAGTGACCTGGGCCGCAGCCAGGCGCTGCTGATCGGCGCCGGTGAAACCATTACCCTGGTGGCCCGTCACCTGCACGAGCAGGGCGTGCGGCGCATCGTCGTCGCCAACCGGACCCTGGAGCGCGCCAGCACCCTGGCCGAACAGTTCGGCGCCCATGCGGTGCTGCTGGCCGACATTCCCCAGGAGCTGGTCAACAGCGATATCGTCATCAGTTCCACCGCCAGCCAGTTGCCGATCCTCGGCAAGGGCGCGGTGGAAAGCGCCCTGAAACAGCGCCGGCACAAGCCGATCTTCATGGTCGACATCGCTGTGCCGAGGGATATAGAACCGCAGGTTGGCGAGCTCGATGACGTGTACCTGTACACCGTCGATGACCTGCACGAAGTGGTCGCCGAGAACCTCAAGAGCCGCCAGGGCGCTGCCCAGGCCGCCGAAGAACTGGTTTCGGTGGGCGCCGAAGATTTCATGCTGCGCCTGCGCGAGCTGGCGGCGGTGGATGTACTCAAGGCTTACCGTCAGCAGAGCGAACGCTTGCGCGACGAAGAGCTGCAAAAGGCCCAGCGCCTGCTGGCCAATGGCGCCAGTGCCGACGACGTGCTGGTGCAACTGGCCCGTGGCTTGACCAACAAACTGCTGCATGCGCCCAGCGTGCAGCTGAAAAAGCTCTCTGCCGAAGGCCGCCTCGATGCGCTGGCCATGGCCCAGGAACTCTTTGCCCTCTCCGAGGGTTCGACGGATAAAACCCCGCAATGA
- a CDS encoding tetratricopeptide repeat protein: MNRSYALLLALALLQGCQTLAPDSPDAKAPADAAPVQPAKPIVYGSFSQDTVYSLLSAELAGQRDRFDIALDNYVSQAIKTQDPGISERAYRIAEYLGADQAALDTSLIWAKNDPDNLDAQRAAAIQLARGGRYDESMAFMEKVLQGQGDTHFDFLALSALETDPDTRAGLQNSFDRLLVKYPDNGQLVFGKALLLQQDGKAQAALDLLEAHPPEAGEIAPVLLRARLLQGLDRGKEALPLLQKTIRQYPDDKRLRLTYARMLVEQDRLADAKAEFVSLVQQYPDDDELRYSLALVSLETKDWDEGAGYLEELIARDSHVDAAHLNLGRIHEERNDPESALNEYALVGPGTDYLPAQLRQADILIANGRSSEASRRLAAARDAQPDYAIQLYLIEAEALGSNDKNAQAEQVLQQAIKQYPDDLNLLYTRAMLAEKRNDLAQMEKDLRSIISREPENAMALNALGYTLADRTSRYAEAKTLIDKAHQITPDDPAVLDSLGWVNYRMGNLDEAERLLRQALERFPDHEVAAHLGEVLWANGKRREARQVWAKGFEAQPDSPILRKTVLRLTGSETL; encoded by the coding sequence ATGAATAGATCCTACGCGTTGCTCCTTGCCCTTGCCTTGCTCCAGGGCTGTCAGACCCTGGCCCCGGATTCACCGGATGCCAAGGCGCCTGCAGATGCCGCCCCGGTGCAACCGGCCAAGCCTATCGTCTACGGGTCGTTCAGCCAGGACACCGTGTACAGCCTGCTGAGCGCAGAACTTGCCGGCCAGCGCGATCGCTTCGATATCGCCCTGGACAACTATGTCAGCCAGGCGATCAAGACCCAGGACCCGGGCATTTCCGAGCGCGCCTACCGCATCGCCGAATACCTCGGCGCCGACCAGGCCGCGCTGGACACCTCGCTGATCTGGGCGAAAAACGATCCGGACAACCTCGACGCCCAGCGCGCCGCTGCCATACAGCTGGCCCGTGGCGGTCGCTATGACGAGTCGATGGCGTTCATGGAGAAAGTCCTCCAGGGCCAGGGCGACACGCACTTCGATTTCCTCGCCCTGTCGGCGCTCGAAACCGACCCGGACACCCGCGCCGGTTTGCAAAACAGCTTCGACCGCTTGCTGGTGAAATACCCCGACAACGGTCAACTGGTGTTCGGCAAGGCCCTGCTGCTGCAACAGGACGGCAAGGCCCAGGCCGCCCTCGACCTGCTCGAAGCGCACCCGCCCGAGGCTGGCGAGATTGCCCCGGTGTTGCTGCGCGCCCGCCTGCTGCAAGGCCTGGACCGCGGCAAGGAAGCCCTGCCGTTGCTGCAAAAAACCATTCGCCAGTACCCCGACGACAAGCGCCTGCGCCTGACCTACGCGCGCATGCTGGTTGAGCAAGATCGCCTGGCCGATGCCAAGGCCGAGTTCGTCAGCCTGGTCCAGCAGTACCCGGATGACGACGAGCTGCGTTACTCGCTGGCCCTGGTCAGCCTGGAAACCAAGGACTGGGACGAAGGCGCCGGCTACCTCGAAGAGCTGATCGCCCGCGACAGCCATGTCGATGCCGCGCACCTGAACCTGGGCCGCATCCACGAGGAGCGCAACGACCCCGAAAGCGCCCTGAACGAATATGCCCTGGTCGGCCCCGGCACCGACTACCTGCCGGCGCAGCTGCGCCAGGCCGATATCCTTATCGCCAATGGCCGCAGCAGCGAAGCTTCGCGGCGCTTGGCCGCAGCCCGTGACGCCCAGCCCGACTACGCCATCCAGTTGTACCTGATCGAAGCCGAAGCCTTGGGCAGCAATGACAAGAATGCCCAAGCCGAGCAGGTGCTGCAGCAAGCGATCAAGCAATACCCGGACGACCTGAACCTGCTGTACACCCGCGCCATGCTGGCGGAAAAACGCAACGACCTGGCACAGATGGAAAAAGACCTGCGCAGCATCATCAGCCGCGAGCCGGAAAACGCCATGGCCCTCAACGCCCTGGGCTACACCCTGGCCGACCGCACCAGCCGTTACGCTGAAGCCAAGACCCTGATCGACAAGGCACACCAGATCACCCCGGACGATCCGGCGGTGCTCGACAGCCTCGGCTGGGTCAACTACCGCATGGGCAACCTCGATGAAGCCGAACGCCTGCTGCGCCAGGCCCTCGAACGCTTCCCCGACCACGAAGTCGCCGCCCACCTGGGTGAAGTGCTCTGGGCCAACGGCAAGCGCCGCGAAGCCCGCCAAGTCTGGGCCAAAGGCTTCGAAGCCCAGCCCGACAGCCCTATCCTGCGCAAGACCGTCCTGCGCCTGACCGGATCCGAGACTCTATAA
- the lolB gene encoding lipoprotein insertase outer membrane protein LolB, translating to MFLRHCITFCLIALLAGCAGFGSREALRGEGSPQLWREHKQQLSTLDGWQINGKVGIRAPKDSGSGTLFWLQRQDYYDIRLSGPLGRGAARLTGRPGGVTLEVANQGRFEAQSPEALLEEQLGWELPVSHLVWWIRGLPAPDSKSQLTLDGDSRLASLKQDGWDVQYLSYAEQNGYWLPERIKLHGQNLDVTLVVKDWQPRRLGH from the coding sequence ATGTTTTTGCGCCACTGCATCACCTTCTGCCTGATCGCCCTGCTTGCCGGCTGTGCCGGCTTCGGCTCCCGCGAGGCCCTGCGGGGCGAAGGGAGCCCCCAACTGTGGCGCGAGCACAAGCAACAACTGAGCACCCTCGATGGCTGGCAGATCAACGGCAAGGTCGGTATCCGCGCGCCGAAAGACTCCGGCAGCGGCACGCTGTTCTGGCTGCAACGCCAGGATTACTACGACATCCGCCTGTCCGGCCCGCTGGGTCGGGGCGCCGCACGCCTGACCGGGCGCCCCGGCGGCGTCACCCTCGAAGTCGCCAACCAGGGTCGCTTCGAGGCGCAAAGCCCGGAAGCCCTGCTCGAAGAACAACTGGGCTGGGAGCTGCCGGTTTCGCACCTGGTCTGGTGGATTCGCGGCCTGCCCGCCCCCGACAGCAAGAGCCAGCTGACCCTCGATGGCGACAGCCGCCTGGCCAGCCTCAAGCAGGATGGCTGGGACGTGCAGTACCTGAGCTACGCTGAACAGAACGGCTACTGGCTGCCCGAACGCATCAAGCTGCACGGGCAAAACCTCGACGTGACCCTGGTGGTCAAGGACTGGCAACCTCGGCGACTGGGCCACTGA